A stretch of Pseudoclavibacter chungangensis DNA encodes these proteins:
- a CDS encoding deoxyguanosinetriphosphate triphosphohydrolase: protein MMPGPKPPPLDRSPYDDFDRERFLPEHHENRRRSSFARDRARLLHSSALRRLAAKTQVLSPTAGLDFARNRLTHSLEVAQVGREIASTLELDPDIVDTACLAHDLGHPPFGHNGERALNEWALEIGGFEGNAQTLRLVTRLEPKVFDAAGRPFGLNLTRASLDASTKYPWTRLHGVERGTRKFGVYDDDLPVFEWLRAEAPGDRTCIEAQVMDLCDDIAYSVHDLEDAVVSGYVVLPELEAPANREAILFTAADWAGGSVSRGALDEAFERLLSAPFWVHDYDGSRIAQAGLKNLTSQLIGRFARAATEATWEAYPLESLIRYRGQVVVPEWVRAEIAMLKGIVAGFVMSLDARRPVYERQRALLTELADALWADAPVSLDAGFAADFVAAVDDAARRRVVVDQVASLTDQSAVAWHARLTRTDPITA, encoded by the coding sequence ATGATGCCCGGCCCCAAGCCACCGCCCCTGGACCGGAGCCCGTACGACGACTTCGACCGTGAGCGGTTCCTTCCCGAGCACCACGAGAACCGGCGCCGGTCGAGCTTCGCCCGCGACCGGGCCCGGCTCCTGCACTCGAGCGCGCTGCGCCGGCTCGCGGCGAAGACGCAGGTCCTCTCGCCGACGGCGGGACTCGACTTCGCGCGCAACCGGCTCACGCATTCGCTCGAGGTCGCGCAGGTCGGTCGCGAGATCGCCTCGACGCTCGAACTCGACCCCGACATCGTCGACACCGCGTGTCTCGCGCACGACCTCGGGCATCCGCCGTTCGGCCACAACGGTGAACGCGCACTCAACGAGTGGGCCCTCGAAATCGGCGGGTTCGAGGGCAACGCGCAGACGCTGCGGCTCGTGACCCGGCTCGAACCGAAGGTGTTCGACGCGGCGGGTCGGCCGTTCGGCCTCAACCTGACGCGGGCGAGCCTCGATGCCTCGACGAAGTACCCGTGGACGAGGCTCCACGGGGTCGAACGCGGGACGCGCAAGTTCGGCGTCTACGACGACGACCTGCCCGTGTTCGAGTGGTTGCGCGCCGAGGCGCCGGGCGATCGGACGTGCATCGAGGCGCAGGTCATGGACCTGTGCGACGACATCGCGTACTCGGTGCACGACCTCGAGGACGCGGTCGTGTCGGGCTACGTCGTGCTCCCCGAACTGGAGGCGCCGGCGAACCGCGAGGCGATCCTGTTCACGGCCGCCGACTGGGCGGGCGGCTCGGTGTCGCGCGGGGCGCTCGACGAGGCGTTCGAGCGACTGCTGTCGGCGCCGTTCTGGGTGCACGACTACGACGGATCCCGCATTGCACAGGCCGGGCTCAAGAACCTCACGTCGCAGCTCATCGGACGGTTCGCGCGCGCGGCCACCGAGGCGACGTGGGAGGCCTACCCGCTCGAATCGCTCATCCGCTATCGCGGTCAGGTCGTCGTGCCGGAGTGGGTGCGCGCCGAGATCGCGATGCTCAAGGGCATCGTCGCGGGGTTCGTGATGTCGCTCGACGCGCGGCGCCCCGTCTACGAGCGCCAGCGTGCGCTGCTCACGGAGCTCGCGGACGCCCTCTGGGCGGATGCGCCGGTGAGTCTCGACGCGGGCTTCGCGGCCGATTTCGTGGCGGCGGTCGACGATGCGGCGCGGCGCCGCGTCGTCGTCGACCAGGTCGCGTCCCTCACCGACCAGTCGGCCGTCGCCTGGCACGCCCGACTGACGCGAACCGACCCGATCACGGCGTGA
- the dusB gene encoding tRNA dihydrouridine synthase DusB, translated as MTVSLTTPPPSATDRAEPLRIGPHVLDVPVVLAPMAGITNAAFRRLCREYGGGLYVSEMITSRALVERNAVTMRLIEHHESEDLRSIQLYGVDPVTVREAVTMLVAENRADHIDLNFGCPVPKVTRKGGGAALPWKTNLFRQIVENAVRAAGDIPLTIKMRMGIDPEHHTYLEAGRIAEQAGVAAMALHGRTASQFYSGEANWDAIATLKQTVTSVPVLGNGDIWSGEDGVRMMRETGCDGVVVGRGCLGRPWLFGDLEAAFRGETHRFRPTLGEVGDAIRRHAALLAEFFEDEGRACRDIRKHVAWYFKGYPVGGEFRAALALVDSLAQIDELLATLDADAPYPGADAEGQRGRAGTPKRPALPDRWLESHELNDEQRANISAAELDTSGG; from the coding sequence ATGACCGTCTCCCTCACCACCCCACCGCCCTCCGCGACCGACCGGGCCGAGCCACTGCGCATCGGCCCGCACGTCCTCGACGTGCCCGTCGTCCTCGCGCCCATGGCGGGCATCACGAACGCCGCCTTCCGTCGTCTCTGCCGCGAGTACGGCGGTGGGCTCTACGTCTCGGAGATGATCACCTCGCGAGCGCTCGTCGAGCGCAACGCCGTGACGATGCGGCTCATCGAGCACCACGAGTCCGAGGACCTCCGCTCCATCCAGCTCTACGGCGTCGACCCGGTGACGGTGCGCGAGGCCGTCACGATGCTCGTCGCCGAGAACCGCGCCGACCACATCGACCTCAACTTCGGCTGCCCCGTGCCCAAGGTCACGCGCAAGGGTGGGGGAGCGGCGCTGCCCTGGAAGACGAACCTGTTCCGGCAGATCGTCGAGAACGCGGTCCGTGCGGCGGGCGACATCCCCCTCACGATCAAGATGCGCATGGGCATCGATCCCGAGCACCACACGTATCTCGAGGCGGGCCGCATCGCCGAGCAGGCGGGCGTCGCGGCGATGGCACTGCACGGTCGCACGGCCTCGCAGTTCTACTCGGGCGAGGCGAACTGGGACGCGATCGCGACGCTCAAGCAGACCGTCACCTCGGTGCCCGTGCTCGGAAACGGCGACATCTGGTCGGGCGAGGACGGCGTGCGCATGATGCGCGAGACGGGCTGTGACGGCGTCGTCGTCGGCCGCGGCTGCCTCGGCCGGCCGTGGCTGTTCGGCGACCTCGAGGCGGCCTTCCGGGGAGAGACGCATCGCTTCCGTCCCACCCTCGGCGAGGTCGGCGACGCGATCCGTCGCCACGCGGCGCTGCTCGCCGAGTTCTTCGAGGACGAGGGGCGCGCGTGCCGCGACATCCGCAAGCACGTCGCCTGGTACTTCAAGGGCTATCCCGTCGGCGGTGAGTTCCGCGCGGCCCTCGCGCTCGTCGACTCGCTCGCGCAGATCGACGAGCTGCTCGCGACCCTGGACGCCGATGCGCCGTACCCCGGTGCGGACGCCGAGGGGCAGCGCGGCCGTGCGGGCACCCCGAAGCGGCCCGCACTGCCCGACCGCTGGCTCGAGAGCCACGAGCTGAACGACGAGCAGCGCGCGAACATCTCGGCCGCCGAACTCGACACCTCGGGCGGATGA
- the tpx gene encoding thiol peroxidase produces MAQTAFRGTPVTTSGELPAVGAKAPDFDLVGIDLAPVRLADFAGRRVVLNVFPSVGTGVCAASVRRFNELAAGLGNTTVVCVSKDLPFAQSRFCGAEGIENVVLASAFRSDFGDAYGLTQLDGPLAGLLARAVVIVDTDGAVRYAHISPEIGEEPDYDAALAALA; encoded by the coding sequence ATGGCTCAGACTGCATTCCGGGGCACCCCGGTCACGACCTCGGGTGAACTGCCCGCCGTCGGCGCGAAGGCGCCGGACTTCGACCTCGTCGGCATCGACCTCGCGCCCGTCCGCCTCGCGGACTTCGCGGGGCGACGCGTGGTCCTCAACGTGTTCCCCTCCGTCGGCACGGGCGTGTGCGCCGCGTCGGTGCGGCGCTTCAACGAGCTCGCCGCCGGGCTCGGCAACACGACCGTCGTGTGTGTGTCGAAGGACCTGCCGTTCGCGCAGTCGCGCTTCTGCGGCGCCGAGGGCATCGAGAACGTCGTGCTCGCCTCGGCGTTCCGCTCGGACTTCGGGGACGCCTACGGGCTCACGCAACTGGACGGCCCCCTCGCGGGCCTCCTCGCCCGCGCGGTCGTGATCGTCGACACCGACGGCGCCGTGCGCTACGCCCACATCTCGCCCGAGATCGGCGAGGAGCCCGACTACGACGCGGCGCTTGCGGCGTTGGCCTGA
- a CDS encoding permease prefix domain 1-containing protein, which produces MSDVIRTYISGLFTDLPQTPEVERARTELLQMSEDKYQQLRADGSSDAEATGRVITEFGNLDELADDLGIRDAVGGEETAPLALTEQEIDTILERSLRGARLVAAGVGIIILGVALLVALVDRGPVPFVIGMVGMLVAIASGVGSIIFGASMRRGLERIGSADARVPAEILPKLRPALERAEQRRTIGIVAGVALIILGVAFPIVVPLLAPERWVLLGASALLVCTAIGVYAIVSSTMRHGAYETLTTPWRTHLDQAQEDESWSGPGGTVAAVYWPVAVLVFLSWSFIWDAWDRSWIVWPIAGVAFPVVVLITRQITLARGTSDTTSGRTGRS; this is translated from the coding sequence ATGAGCGACGTCATCCGCACCTACATCTCAGGCCTGTTCACCGATCTTCCGCAGACACCGGAGGTCGAGCGCGCCCGCACCGAACTGCTGCAGATGAGCGAGGACAAGTACCAGCAGCTGCGGGCCGACGGTTCGAGCGACGCCGAGGCGACCGGGCGGGTCATCACGGAGTTCGGCAATCTCGACGAACTCGCCGACGACCTCGGCATCCGCGATGCCGTCGGTGGCGAGGAGACCGCACCGCTCGCACTGACGGAACAGGAGATCGACACGATCCTCGAACGCTCGCTCCGCGGCGCGCGACTCGTGGCCGCGGGTGTCGGGATCATCATCCTCGGCGTCGCCCTCCTCGTCGCGCTCGTCGACCGAGGCCCCGTCCCGTTCGTGATCGGCATGGTCGGCATGCTCGTCGCCATCGCCTCGGGCGTCGGCTCGATCATCTTCGGCGCCTCGATGCGACGCGGACTCGAACGCATCGGCTCGGCCGACGCGCGCGTCCCGGCCGAGATCCTCCCCAAGCTCCGGCCCGCGCTCGAACGCGCCGAACAGCGTCGGACGATCGGCATCGTCGCCGGTGTCGCCCTCATCATCCTCGGCGTCGCCTTCCCCATCGTCGTGCCGCTCCTCGCGCCGGAGCGATGGGTACTGCTCGGGGCGAGCGCCCTGCTCGTGTGCACCGCGATCGGCGTGTACGCGATCGTCAGCAGCACGATGCGCCACGGCGCCTACGAGACCCTCACCACCCCCTGGCGCACCCACCTCGACCAGGCCCAGGAGGACGAGTCCTGGTCCGGGCCCGGCGGTACCGTCGCGGCCGTCTACTGGCCGGTCGCCGTCCTCGTGTTCCTCAGCTGGAGCTTCATCTGGGACGCGTGGGACCGGTCCTGGATCGTGTGGCCCATCGCGGGCGTCGCGTTCCCGGTCGTCGTGCTCATCACCCGGCAGATCACGCTCGCCCGCGGGACGAGCGACACGACGAGCGGTCGCACAGGGCGCTCCTGA
- a CDS encoding PadR family transcriptional regulator, producing the protein MISSDLVRASLELVILSVVAEGPSYGYAIAKQIEASSDGAYPLKETTLYAAIRRLEQRGDLLASPGLESAGRPRTYYELTDAGRALLAERQTEWRSFVTTVTNITRSKGTES; encoded by the coding sequence ATGATCAGCAGTGATCTGGTTCGGGCCTCACTCGAACTCGTCATCCTGAGTGTCGTGGCCGAGGGGCCGTCGTACGGCTACGCCATCGCGAAACAGATCGAGGCGAGCTCCGACGGGGCCTACCCACTCAAGGAGACGACCCTCTACGCGGCGATCCGCCGACTCGAGCAGCGCGGCGACCTGCTCGCCTCCCCAGGCCTCGAATCCGCCGGCCGCCCACGCACCTACTACGAACTCACCGACGCCGGACGGGCCCTCTTGGCCGAACGGCAGACCGAGTGGCGGTCCTTCGTCACGACCGTCACGAACATCACCCGATCGAAGGGGACCGAATCATGA